Within Caldanaerovirga acetigignens, the genomic segment TTAGTTATTTCTCTTCAGCCATAGAGAAAGCTTTTGAAGAAAGAAGGATAAAAGCTTCAGTAAATGTGCTCAAGGCTGATGGTGGGACGATGAATCTTAAAAAAGCAGTTTCTTTCCCGGTGTATACCATTCTGTCAGGTCCTTCTGCCAGTGTAATGGGATGCTGGGGGCTTTCCAGTATCAACGATGATGCGGTTATTTTGGATATAGGTGGTACTACGACAGATATTTCTTTTTTTGCAGGAGGGGTTCCCTTACTCGAGCCGAAGGGGATCAGGATAGGGAATTATCCTACCGTTGTGAGGGCTATTTACTCTCACTCGGTTGCAATAGGCGGGGATAGTGCTGTTAGGTTCGAACGGGGCAAACTGGCTATAGGCCCCCGAAGGGAAGGACCGCCTAAAACTTTAGGGGGACCGGTGCCTACACCCACTGATGCAATGATATTGATGGGACTTTTAAATGCCGGTACAAAAGAAAAAGCTTATCTTGCCATGAAAGAGTTAGGAGATATTATGGGGATTTCTCCGGAAGAAACAGCGAGATTAATTCTTGAAAGAATGGGAGATATAATTAGGGAAAAGGTGGAAAAGCTATTAGAAGATATAAACAACAAGCCGGTTTACACCATTCGGGAGCTTTTGTACGGGGAAAAGATATCTCCGAAAAAAGCCGTCATAATCGGTGGGCCTGCTAAGGCTCTGTCTCTGGTGCTGGAACGGAAGTTAAAAATTCCGTGTGTTGTTCCTGAAAACTTCGAAGTGGCTAATGCCATCGGTGCCGCTTTGAGCAGGGTGACGGCAGAAATTACCTTATTTGCTGATACAGGGAAGGGGTATCTAACTGTACCGGAACTCGGAATAAGGGAAAAAATAGGCAAGGAA encodes:
- a CDS encoding hydantoinase/oxoprolinase family protein, which gives rise to MIIGIDVGGTHIDAVLLGNGKIIKKSKVPYASISMIEGICRAVDELLKNEGPCEIERVNLSTTLCTNAVLEGKTSPVGMILESGPGLDASFLACGEENVFLDGYIDHRGQEIKPFNENIVREAAVRFKEKGISAIGIATKFSVRNPIHELKVKELLGVDFFPVVMGHALSGKLNFPRRVYTTYLNAAVYERFSYFSSAIEKAFEERRIKASVNVLKADGGTMNLKKAVSFPVYTILSGPSASVMGCWGLSSINDDAVILDIGGTTTDISFFAGGVPLLEPKGIRIGNYPTVVRAIYSHSVAIGGDSAVRFERGKLAIGPRREGPPKTLGGPVPTPTDAMILMGLLNAGTKEKAYLAMKELGDIMGISPEETARLILERMGDIIREKVEKLLEDINNKPVYTIRELLYGEKISPKKAVIIGGPAKALSLVLERKLKIPCVVPENFEVANAIGAALSRVTAEITLFADTGKGYLTVPELGIREKIGKEFNLEKARKQAMELIKERASTLAPLSEEAEAEIVEESCFNMVRGFYTVGRNIRVKAQIKPSVTNLT